From one Pseudactinotalea sp. HY158 genomic stretch:
- a CDS encoding DsbA family protein, with translation MSHPITVDIWSDIACPWCYIGKRRFEKALATFGSAPDAPTVNVTYHSFELSPDTPVDFEGSEVDFLAAHKGLPAAQVEEMLAQMTELAATEGLVYDFASLRHTNTLLAHELLHFAKEHDLQAECTERLLRAYFTEGRHLGEAAELADLAAEIGLDRAEALAALTDHRHRAAVQADIAQARAFRISGVPFYVIDGRYGVSGAQRPDVFVSALRQAAEES, from the coding sequence ATGAGCCACCCCATCACGGTCGACATCTGGTCGGACATCGCCTGCCCCTGGTGCTATATCGGCAAGCGTCGGTTCGAGAAGGCTCTCGCCACGTTCGGCTCGGCCCCCGACGCCCCGACTGTGAACGTGACCTACCACTCCTTCGAGCTCTCCCCGGACACCCCGGTCGACTTCGAGGGCTCCGAGGTCGACTTCCTCGCCGCGCACAAGGGCCTGCCGGCCGCGCAGGTCGAGGAGATGCTCGCCCAGATGACCGAGCTCGCGGCCACCGAGGGTCTCGTGTACGACTTCGCCTCGCTCCGGCACACGAACACGCTGCTCGCCCACGAGCTGCTCCACTTCGCGAAGGAGCACGACCTGCAGGCCGAGTGCACGGAGCGGCTCCTGCGCGCCTATTTCACCGAGGGGCGCCACCTCGGTGAGGCCGCCGAGCTCGCCGACCTCGCCGCCGAGATCGGCCTCGACCGCGCCGAGGCGCTCGCCGCGCTGACCGATCACCGCCACCGCGCCGCCGTGCAGGCCGATATCGCCCAGGCGCGCGCCTTCCGCATCTCCGGCGTGCCGTTCTACGTCATCGACGGCCGCTACGGGGTCTCCGGGGCGCAGCGCCCCGACGTGTTCGTCTCGGCCCTGCGCCAGGCGGCCGAGGAGTCGTGA
- a CDS encoding SAM-dependent methyltransferase — protein MDTRGLDLLLTPDGWAFLGGLPPYDEAQALQLGSALRAQGMDADLVAAALTQSRLRAKAAAKFGEFAGSMLFTPDGLEQATRLEIAARHARRFARAEMSRVGDLGCGIGGDALALAALGLGVLAVELDELTARIAAVNLRPFPEARVRHGDALATDLDGLDAVFMDPARRTRRGTRVFDPASYSPNLDAVLELRHRRPLGVKVGPGVPYSALPSETHAEWIGIDGSVVEAGLWFGPLAGEGSGRSALVLGTDAQGRRTSHHLTWRGDADAPAATAPTGPLGHYLYEPDGAVIRSGLLSLVCSELDGRLVDPSIAYITTDHAAASPFATGYRVLDSFGFGLKRLRAYLRERGVGRLTIKKRGTAVTPEALRPQLQLKGPGEATIVLTRVAGAQSVLVVEPLT, from the coding sequence GTGGACACCCGCGGACTCGACCTCCTGCTGACCCCGGACGGGTGGGCCTTCCTGGGCGGCCTGCCCCCGTACGACGAGGCGCAGGCGCTCCAGCTCGGCTCGGCGCTGCGCGCCCAGGGGATGGACGCCGACCTCGTGGCGGCCGCCCTGACCCAGTCGCGGCTGCGGGCCAAGGCCGCGGCGAAGTTCGGGGAGTTCGCCGGGTCCATGCTCTTCACCCCCGACGGCCTCGAACAGGCGACGCGGCTGGAGATCGCGGCCCGCCACGCCCGGCGGTTCGCGCGGGCCGAGATGTCCCGGGTGGGCGACCTCGGCTGCGGCATCGGCGGCGACGCGCTCGCGCTGGCGGCGCTGGGGCTCGGGGTGCTCGCGGTCGAGCTGGACGAGCTGACCGCCCGGATCGCCGCGGTCAACCTGCGGCCCTTCCCCGAGGCCCGCGTGCGCCACGGCGACGCGCTCGCCACCGACCTCGACGGGCTCGATGCCGTGTTCATGGATCCGGCCCGGCGCACCCGCCGCGGCACCCGGGTGTTCGACCCGGCCTCCTACTCCCCGAACCTCGACGCCGTGCTCGAGCTGCGCCACCGCCGCCCGCTCGGGGTGAAGGTCGGGCCCGGGGTGCCGTATTCGGCGCTTCCGAGCGAGACCCACGCCGAGTGGATCGGCATCGACGGCTCCGTGGTCGAGGCCGGCCTGTGGTTCGGCCCGCTCGCCGGCGAGGGTTCGGGGCGCAGCGCGCTCGTGCTGGGGACCGATGCGCAGGGCCGGCGCACGAGCCACCACCTGACGTGGCGCGGCGACGCCGACGCACCCGCGGCCACGGCCCCGACCGGCCCGCTGGGGCATTACCTGTACGAGCCGGACGGCGCGGTCATCCGCTCCGGGCTGCTCAGCCTCGTGTGCTCCGAGCTCGACGGCCGGCTCGTGGACCCCTCGATCGCCTACATCACGACCGATCACGCCGCGGCCTCCCCGTTCGCGACCGGCTACCGGGTGCTCGACTCGTTCGGATTCGGGCTCAAGCGACTGCGCGCCTACCTGCGCGAGCGCGGCGTGGGCCGGCTGACGATCAAGAAGCGCGGCACCGCGGTCACGCCGGAGGCCCTGCGCCCGCAGCTCCAGCTCAAGGGGCCCGGCGAGGCGACGATCGTGCTCACCCGCGTGGCCGGGGCGCAGAGCGTGCTCGTGGTCGAGCCGCTGACGTGA
- a CDS encoding type II toxin-antitoxin system RelE/ParE family toxin codes for MSCEVRLTSAAVRDIERISPRYIDAVLTFIYGPLAENPRRVGKELRREFAGLHSARRGDYRVLYEIRDSEPPEVLVHRIDHRAHVYRPR; via the coding sequence ATGTCGTGTGAGGTCCGCCTGACCTCGGCGGCTGTGCGCGACATCGAACGAATCTCGCCACGCTACATCGATGCTGTACTCACCTTCATCTATGGTCCGCTCGCCGAGAATCCGCGCCGAGTCGGCAAGGAGTTGCGACGTGAGTTCGCCGGGTTGCATAGCGCTCGGCGGGGGGACTACCGCGTCCTGTACGAGATCCGTGATTCCGAACCGCCCGAGGTGCTCGTGCACAGAATCGATCACCGAGCCCACGTCTACCGCCCGCGGTAA
- a CDS encoding type II toxin-antitoxin system Phd/YefM family antitoxin translates to METMSISAAKARLNDLVEQAVTTHERVMITRNGSPAAVMVSADEWDAIQETLFWLSRAGVADDVARGRSEDEAGQTFSETDVRARLGRPARG, encoded by the coding sequence ATGGAGACGATGTCGATCAGTGCGGCCAAGGCCCGGCTCAACGACCTGGTCGAGCAGGCTGTCACGACACACGAGCGCGTGATGATCACGAGGAATGGTTCCCCGGCAGCGGTGATGGTCTCTGCAGACGAATGGGACGCCATCCAGGAGACCTTGTTCTGGCTCTCTCGGGCCGGCGTCGCCGACGATGTCGCGCGCGGGCGCAGCGAAGACGAGGCCGGTCAGACATTTTCCGAGACCGACGTACGCGCTCGGCTCGGCCGGCCCGCTCGCGGGTGA
- a CDS encoding GNAT family N-acetyltransferase yields MTAARIRAAHAGDADDLHALHLACWREAFSEQLSPEVFERQEREGLAAWREALVDPRGIWIAHRDGAPVGLARAVAAGPGHVRPLELAKLYVLASEYGAGTADNLLEISIGDAPCLTWAAGFNLRAQRFYTKHGFRIDDSVQAHRAAPEWGEIALLRMIR; encoded by the coding sequence ATGACTGCTGCGCGGATCCGGGCCGCCCACGCCGGCGATGCGGACGACCTGCACGCACTCCATCTCGCCTGCTGGCGCGAGGCGTTCTCCGAGCAGCTGTCGCCGGAGGTGTTCGAGCGGCAGGAACGGGAGGGGCTCGCGGCCTGGCGGGAGGCGCTCGTCGACCCCCGCGGCATCTGGATCGCGCATCGGGACGGCGCCCCCGTCGGCCTCGCACGCGCCGTCGCCGCCGGGCCCGGGCACGTGCGTCCGCTCGAACTGGCGAAGCTGTACGTGCTCGCGAGCGAGTACGGCGCCGGCACGGCCGACAACCTGCTCGAGATCTCGATCGGGGATGCCCCCTGCCTCACCTGGGCCGCCGGCTTCAACCTCCGTGCCCAGCGCTTCTACACCAAGCACGGCTTCCGGATCGACGATTCGGTGCAGGCCCACCGGGCCGCCCCCGAGTGGGGCGAAATCGCCCTGCTACGGATGATCCGCTGA
- a CDS encoding glutamate--cysteine ligase → MAIPFAPSDRSTLGVEWELALVDVDSGDLRQVAQTILDAVSPDGSQHPTIRQELMVNTVEVVSRVCRSTGEAMADLQASIRQVEELGAPLRVELMCAGTHPFAHWGSQKVTNKSRYATLIDRTQFWGRQMLIYGVHVHVGIESREKVFPILGALLTYYPHLLALSASSPYWDGRDTGYASNRALLFQQLPTAGLPYTEVDSWEKFERYVGDMLHTGVIEEVDEVRWDIRPSPTFGTIELRIFDGITNAGELAAVVALTHCLVEWLSRRLDAGEELPRISSWFLAENKWRAARYGLEAIIILDEDGNEELVTDAVRRLVEQLAPVAEDLGCADELAGVLEILDGGASYQRQRAVAAAHGGALDAVVAHAVAEFRAGRALPVR, encoded by the coding sequence GTGGCCATCCCGTTCGCCCCCTCGGACCGTTCCACCCTCGGCGTGGAATGGGAGCTCGCGCTCGTCGACGTCGACTCCGGCGACCTGCGCCAGGTCGCCCAGACGATCCTCGACGCCGTCTCCCCCGACGGCTCCCAGCATCCGACGATCCGCCAGGAGCTCATGGTCAACACGGTCGAGGTGGTCTCGCGGGTGTGCCGCAGCACGGGCGAGGCGATGGCCGACCTGCAGGCCTCGATCCGGCAGGTGGAGGAGCTCGGCGCCCCGCTGCGGGTGGAGCTCATGTGCGCGGGCACGCACCCGTTCGCGCACTGGGGATCGCAGAAGGTGACGAACAAGTCCCGCTACGCCACCCTGATCGACCGCACCCAGTTCTGGGGCCGGCAGATGCTCATCTACGGGGTGCACGTGCACGTGGGGATCGAATCGCGGGAGAAGGTGTTCCCGATCCTCGGGGCGCTGCTCACCTACTACCCGCACCTGCTCGCCCTGTCGGCGAGCTCCCCCTACTGGGACGGGCGCGACACCGGCTACGCCTCGAACCGGGCCCTGCTCTTCCAGCAGCTGCCCACCGCCGGGCTGCCCTACACCGAGGTGGACTCCTGGGAGAAGTTCGAGCGCTACGTCGGCGACATGCTCCACACCGGCGTGATCGAGGAGGTGGACGAGGTGCGCTGGGACATCCGCCCCTCCCCCACCTTCGGCACGATCGAGCTGCGCATCTTCGACGGGATCACCAACGCCGGCGAACTCGCAGCGGTCGTGGCCCTGACCCACTGCCTCGTGGAGTGGCTCTCCCGCCGGCTCGACGCCGGGGAGGAGCTGCCGCGGATCTCCTCCTGGTTCCTCGCCGAGAACAAGTGGCGGGCCGCCCGCTACGGGCTCGAGGCGATCATCATCCTCGACGAGGACGGCAACGAAGAGCTCGTGACCGACGCCGTGCGCCGCCTCGTGGAGCAGCTCGCGCCCGTCGCCGAGGACCTGGGCTGCGCCGACGAGCTCGCCGGGGTGCTCGAGATTCTGGACGGCGGCGCCTCCTACCAGCGTCAGCGCGCCGTGGCCGCGGCGCACGGCGGCGCGCTCGACGCGGTGGTCGCGCACGCGGTCGCCGAGTTCAGGGCGGGCCGGGCGCTGCCGGTCCGGTAG
- a CDS encoding ABC transporter permease, translated as MGRVIRDLWGTRGILWVLIRRDLKVRYAESMLGYVWSVLEPLMMGVIYWFVFEKIMGRNVGGDPYIIFLMAALLPWMWFTSGLTEGAKALRSQRRLVASTALPRQIWVLRSVGGKGIEFLFSIPVFVIFLIFYPPQFNAHVPFVLLGLLIQLVLLLGLGFLLSPIMMLFRDLEPLIRIATRALFYASPIIYSINDVLGTGMPEFLKVIYKLNPVTGIMEAYRAGFFPEQTHLDVIAIAGAISVLTLVVGWITFGRMERAVLKEI; from the coding sequence ATGGGCCGGGTGATCCGCGACCTGTGGGGTACTAGGGGGATCCTGTGGGTGCTGATCCGCCGCGACCTCAAGGTGCGCTACGCCGAGTCGATGCTCGGGTACGTGTGGTCGGTGCTCGAACCGCTCATGATGGGCGTCATCTACTGGTTCGTGTTCGAGAAGATTATGGGCCGTAACGTCGGCGGCGACCCCTACATCATCTTCCTCATGGCCGCGCTGCTGCCGTGGATGTGGTTCACCTCCGGCCTGACCGAGGGGGCCAAGGCGCTGCGCTCGCAACGGCGGCTCGTGGCCTCGACCGCCCTGCCCAGGCAGATCTGGGTGCTGCGATCGGTCGGGGGGAAGGGGATCGAGTTCCTCTTCTCGATACCCGTGTTCGTCATCTTCCTGATCTTCTACCCGCCGCAGTTCAACGCGCACGTTCCGTTCGTGCTGCTCGGCCTGCTCATCCAGCTCGTGCTGCTGCTCGGGCTCGGCTTCCTGCTCTCGCCGATCATGATGCTCTTCCGCGACCTCGAACCGCTCATCCGGATCGCCACCCGGGCGCTGTTCTACGCCTCGCCGATCATCTACAGCATCAACGACGTGCTCGGCACCGGCATGCCCGAATTCCTCAAGGTGATCTACAAGCTCAACCCGGTCACCGGCATCATGGAGGCCTACCGGGCCGGGTTCTTCCCCGAACAGACCCACCTCGACGTCATCGCGATCGCCGGGGCGATCAGCGTGCTCACCCTCGTGGTCGGCTGGATCACGTTCGGGCGCATGGAACGCGCCGTGCTCAAGGAGATCTGA
- a CDS encoding tyrosine-type recombinase/integrase yields the protein MHSTPDPSHVRFIGPLSPHALALVAELTRLGYTATSATAVMLLAAHLSRWLDSQDLELGELTGPVIEQFLAARRAAYTSQYSLRALGPVLGYLRREGLVPDPAPAPVPSSPAEALLARYRRYLLEDRGLSNPVAEAYAHWVAPFVQAMVGTESVAGLAGLTASDVTGFLTARLPSMTRKTAQMTACALRSFLRFLHDQQILPVLLADAVPAVAHRRLSGLPEPLTQEQVAALLHACDRSTAVGRRDFAVITVLHRLGLRCGELAGLGLDDVDWQAGVLTIHGKGDRTDRLPLPVDVGKAVVDYLRDGRPDTAARTVFVKAVAPHTPLAYSGLSCIVARAAKRAGLGTIHAHRLRHTAASQTLNAGASLEEVSHLLRHASPATTAIYAKTDQTRLAGLARPWPTGGSVS from the coding sequence ATGCATTCAACTCCAGATCCGTCTCACGTTCGGTTCATCGGCCCGTTGTCGCCGCATGCGTTGGCGCTGGTGGCGGAACTGACGCGACTTGGTTACACGGCGACGTCGGCAACGGCTGTGATGCTGCTCGCGGCACACCTGTCGCGGTGGTTGGACTCCCAGGACCTCGAGCTGGGGGAGTTGACCGGCCCAGTCATTGAGCAGTTCCTCGCGGCTCGCCGTGCCGCGTACACGAGTCAGTACTCGTTGCGGGCGCTAGGTCCGGTGCTTGGTTATCTGCGCCGTGAGGGGCTGGTGCCGGACCCGGCGCCGGCGCCGGTGCCCTCGTCTCCGGCCGAGGCGCTGCTGGCTCGCTATCGGCGGTATCTGCTCGAGGATCGCGGATTGAGTAATCCAGTCGCTGAGGCGTACGCGCATTGGGTCGCCCCGTTCGTCCAGGCCATGGTCGGCACAGAATCTGTTGCGGGGCTTGCCGGGTTGACTGCCAGCGACGTGACCGGGTTCTTGACCGCGCGTCTGCCGTCGATGACGCGGAAGACGGCGCAGATGACGGCGTGCGCGCTGCGCTCGTTCCTTCGTTTCCTGCACGATCAGCAGATCCTCCCGGTCTTGCTCGCTGACGCGGTCCCGGCGGTCGCGCACCGCAGACTGTCCGGTCTACCCGAGCCGTTGACCCAGGAACAGGTTGCCGCACTGCTGCATGCCTGTGACCGGTCTACCGCGGTGGGGCGACGCGACTTCGCGGTGATCACCGTGCTGCATCGGCTGGGCCTGCGCTGCGGCGAGCTCGCCGGGCTGGGGCTGGATGACGTGGACTGGCAGGCTGGCGTCCTCACCATTCACGGCAAGGGAGACCGGACCGACCGGCTACCGCTACCCGTCGATGTCGGCAAAGCGGTCGTGGACTACCTTCGCGATGGCCGCCCGGATACCGCGGCGCGGACCGTGTTCGTGAAGGCCGTCGCGCCACATACACCGCTGGCGTACTCGGGACTGAGCTGCATCGTTGCCCGGGCGGCCAAACGCGCCGGGCTGGGCACGATCCACGCGCATCGGTTGCGTCACACCGCGGCCAGCCAGACCCTCAACGCGGGAGCGAGCCTGGAGGAGGTTTCGCATCTGCTGCGGCATGCGAGCCCGGCGACCACGGCGATCTACGCGAAGACCGATCAGACCCGGCTAGCCGGCCTGGCGCGCCCGTGGCCGACTGGGGGGAGCGTGTCATGA
- a CDS encoding tyrosine-type recombinase/integrase, with protein MNTVLEDLPRLIGDYLRVRRALGYKLDGVEHTLNHFVAYLHVRGARTVTIEHAVGFATAPPARTPRTQALRLSAIRCFARWAHCQNPDIEVPPARLLPARPTRVAPFIYTAAQVQAMLDAAGTLTPELRAATYQTLIGLMAATGIRTGEAIALDIASFDQRGRTLTVVGKYGKVRMLPLHPTVAAALTAYLQQRDRLLPASTCTALLISTVGTRLHPSGVHPTFRKLTDKAGLGPVSSSCRPRLHDLRHTFAVNTMLDAYRAGADPAAVLPVLATWLGHTEPRDTYWYLTGTTELLATATERLDASAAPSGRDRGDRS; from the coding sequence ATGAACACCGTGCTGGAGGACCTCCCGAGGCTGATCGGCGACTATCTGCGGGTGCGACGCGCGCTGGGATACAAGCTGGACGGCGTCGAGCACACCCTGAATCACTTCGTCGCCTACCTGCACGTCCGTGGCGCGCGCACGGTGACGATCGAGCATGCCGTCGGCTTCGCGACGGCACCCCCGGCGCGCACGCCGCGCACCCAGGCGCTGCGGTTATCGGCGATCCGCTGCTTCGCCCGCTGGGCGCACTGCCAGAACCCGGACATCGAGGTCCCGCCGGCCAGGCTCCTGCCGGCGCGACCCACCCGGGTCGCACCGTTCATCTATACCGCTGCGCAGGTCCAGGCGATGCTGGACGCTGCCGGGACGCTGACACCGGAACTGCGCGCAGCGACCTACCAGACGCTGATCGGACTGATGGCCGCGACCGGGATCCGCACCGGGGAAGCGATCGCGTTGGACATCGCGAGCTTCGATCAGCGCGGGCGCACCCTCACAGTGGTCGGGAAATACGGCAAGGTCCGCATGCTCCCGTTGCACCCGACGGTCGCCGCGGCGCTGACCGCCTACCTGCAGCAGCGGGATCGGCTGCTCCCAGCGTCGACGTGCACCGCGCTGCTGATCTCCACCGTGGGCACCCGGCTTCATCCCTCCGGTGTACACCCGACCTTCCGGAAGCTCACCGACAAGGCCGGGTTGGGCCCGGTGTCGTCGTCGTGCCGTCCACGGCTGCACGATTTACGCCACACGTTCGCGGTGAACACCATGCTCGACGCCTACCGCGCCGGCGCCGATCCCGCCGCAGTCCTGCCGGTGCTGGCGACCTGGCTGGGACACACGGAACCCCGGGACACGTACTGGTATCTCACCGGCACCACCGAACTGCTCGCCACCGCGACCGAGCGGCTCGATGCCTCAGCGGCTCCCTCCGGTCGCGACCGAGGGGACCGATCATGA
- a CDS encoding tyrosine-type recombinase/integrase, translating into MTRLAPILQAFFTTRLSAQYGASAHTIAAYRDCWRLLLRYAAMATGTAPAALELSQLDHDLITGFLAHLESERGNTVSTRNARLAAVHSLFTYAAYQYPEHADTISRVLAIPAKRARRTEITYLTPPEVAALLDAPDRSTPAGRRDHALIQVAVTTGMRVSELTALRAGDVHLGTGAHVVCHGKGRKDRITPLDRQTVRSLRPFTAGASTDTFVFPAREGTRMSRDAVAARLALHTATATSTCPSLTGKNVTAHVLRHTAAMRLLAAGIDSSVIALWLGHESIETTQIYLHANMKTKEDALARTRPTGTKPGRYTVTDDELLAFLQGL; encoded by the coding sequence ATGACCCGGCTCGCCCCGATCCTGCAGGCGTTCTTCACGACGCGGCTGTCGGCTCAGTATGGTGCCAGCGCCCACACCATCGCCGCGTACCGCGACTGCTGGCGACTGCTGCTGCGTTACGCCGCCATGGCCACCGGCACAGCACCGGCGGCGCTGGAACTGTCGCAGCTGGACCACGACCTGATCACCGGGTTCCTCGCGCACCTCGAATCCGAGCGCGGCAACACGGTCAGCACCCGCAACGCGCGGCTCGCCGCGGTGCACTCACTGTTCACCTACGCCGCGTATCAGTATCCTGAGCACGCCGACACGATCAGCCGGGTCCTGGCGATCCCCGCGAAACGAGCCAGGCGCACCGAGATCACCTACCTCACCCCTCCCGAGGTCGCCGCCCTACTGGACGCGCCGGACCGTTCCACCCCGGCCGGACGCCGCGACCACGCGCTGATCCAGGTCGCGGTCACCACCGGGATGCGAGTCTCCGAGCTCACAGCGCTGAGGGCCGGCGATGTTCACCTCGGCACCGGCGCGCACGTCGTCTGCCACGGGAAGGGCCGGAAGGACCGGATCACGCCACTTGACCGTCAGACAGTCCGGAGCCTGCGGCCCTTCACCGCCGGGGCCAGCACCGACACATTCGTGTTCCCCGCTCGTGAGGGGACGAGGATGAGCCGTGACGCCGTTGCCGCTCGGCTAGCACTGCACACCGCCACCGCGACCAGTACCTGCCCGAGCCTGACCGGTAAGAACGTCACCGCGCACGTCCTGCGGCACACTGCCGCCATGCGGCTGCTGGCTGCGGGGATCGACAGCAGCGTCATCGCTCTCTGGCTCGGTCACGAGAGCATCGAAACCACGCAGATCTACCTGCACGCGAACATGAAGACCAAGGAGGACGCTCTCGCCAGAACCAGACCTACCGGCACCAAACCAGGACGCTACACCGTCACAGACGACGAGCTGCTGGCCTTCCTTCAAGGACTCTGA
- a CDS encoding IS256 family transposase: protein MTAPHIVDPGGLLSEALSEASPDLMRSLLQTMINALLSADADAVVGAEYGRPSASRTAQRNGYRHRDLDTRVGTVDVAIPKLRKGNYFPEWLLERRKRAESAMITVVADCYLAGVSTRRMDKLVKTLGIDSLSKSQVSRMTADLDQIVEDFRHRPLDEAGPFTFVAADALTMKVREGGRVVATSVLLATGVNADGHREVLGLRVATSETGSAWNEFFADLLARGLTGVRLVTSDAHQGLKEAIGANLTGAAWQRCRTHYSANLMDVTPKSMWPAVKAMLHSVYDQPDAPSVQAQFDRLIEYVDEKLPDAAEHLTGAREDILAFTAFPKDVWTQIWSNNPQERLNREIRRRTDSVGIFPNRNAIVRLVGAVLAEQTDEWAEGRRYLGLDVLARCRITLITTTDPEIGAETMPALTA, encoded by the coding sequence ATGACCGCACCACATATTGTCGACCCTGGCGGCCTGCTCAGTGAAGCCCTGAGCGAAGCAAGCCCGGATCTGATGCGTTCGCTGTTGCAGACGATGATCAACGCGCTGCTGTCCGCGGACGCCGACGCCGTCGTCGGCGCCGAGTACGGCCGGCCCAGCGCCTCGCGTACGGCGCAGCGTAACGGCTACCGCCACCGCGACCTGGACACCCGCGTGGGGACCGTGGACGTGGCCATCCCCAAGCTGCGCAAGGGCAACTACTTCCCCGAGTGGCTACTCGAGCGGCGCAAGCGGGCCGAGTCGGCGATGATCACCGTCGTGGCCGACTGCTACCTGGCCGGGGTGTCCACCCGCCGGATGGACAAGTTGGTCAAGACCTTGGGGATCGACTCACTGAGCAAGTCGCAGGTCTCGCGGATGACGGCCGACCTGGACCAGATCGTCGAGGACTTCCGCCACCGCCCCCTGGATGAGGCGGGACCGTTCACGTTCGTCGCGGCCGACGCGCTCACGATGAAGGTCCGCGAGGGCGGGCGCGTGGTCGCCACCTCGGTACTGCTGGCGACCGGGGTCAACGCCGACGGGCACCGCGAGGTCCTCGGCCTACGCGTGGCCACCAGTGAGACCGGGTCGGCGTGGAACGAGTTCTTCGCCGACCTCCTCGCGCGCGGCCTGACGGGCGTGCGCTTGGTCACCTCCGACGCCCACCAGGGCTTGAAGGAAGCGATCGGGGCGAACTTGACCGGTGCCGCGTGGCAACGGTGCCGTACCCACTACAGCGCGAACCTGATGGACGTGACACCCAAGAGCATGTGGCCGGCCGTCAAGGCCATGCTCCACAGCGTCTATGACCAGCCCGACGCACCCAGCGTGCAGGCCCAGTTCGACCGGCTCATCGAGTACGTCGACGAGAAGCTGCCCGACGCGGCCGAGCACCTCACCGGCGCACGGGAGGACATCTTGGCGTTCACCGCGTTCCCCAAGGACGTGTGGACACAGATCTGGTCGAACAACCCCCAGGAGCGTCTCAACCGCGAGATCCGCCGCCGGACCGACTCCGTGGGCATCTTCCCCAACCGCAACGCCATCGTGCGCCTCGTCGGCGCCGTCCTGGCCGAGCAGACCGACGAATGGGCCGAAGGCCGGCGCTACCTCGGCCTCGACGTCCTCGCCCGCTGCCGCATCACCCTCATCACCACCACCGACCCCGAGATCGGAGCCGAAACCATGCCCGCCCTGACCGCCTGA
- a CDS encoding glycoside hydrolase family 3 N-terminal domain-containing protein, translating into MAALTAVLTAFALAACTSPTGTPGSTGTPGPGESATNGGAATSSSPTPTTPPPPPPLAWGPTEADVQGWIDEAAGLDLAEAAGQVIIARYSGTDPATPADLVRKLDLGGIVLFAGNIASLDQVIATGEAIQAAGEDLGRDWPTIVSADDEGGRVQRLSGARGPWTTFPSFSHAGDAPAKVVREAMAAMAIEQRASGLNTDFAPDADVTIGPADPTIGDRSASEDPDKAAAAVAAAVEGFTAGGVLSSLKHFPGHGALTVDSHKALPVQEDTTAELEERDLVPFRAGIEAGAPMVMMGHIDVEAWDPGVPASMSAAAYDYLREELGFTGVAITDGLEMGALDAIGDAGDIAVTAIGAGADLLLGPTDPALARQALIDAVEAGTLDRDRLNEAAGRVMAMMDWQTHLASEAGPVSPADVGSAKEAAAALAGY; encoded by the coding sequence TTGGCCGCGTTGACCGCGGTGCTCACGGCGTTCGCGCTCGCGGCGTGCACCTCGCCCACGGGCACCCCGGGTAGCACGGGTACCCCGGGGCCGGGTGAGTCCGCTACGAACGGGGGCGCCGCGACGTCGTCCTCACCCACGCCGACCACACCGCCGCCGCCACCGCCGCTCGCGTGGGGGCCGACCGAGGCGGACGTGCAGGGCTGGATCGACGAGGCCGCCGGCCTCGACCTGGCGGAGGCGGCCGGGCAGGTGATCATCGCCCGCTACTCCGGCACGGACCCGGCCACCCCCGCCGACCTGGTGCGCAAGCTCGACCTCGGCGGGATCGTGCTCTTCGCCGGCAACATCGCTTCTCTCGACCAGGTGATCGCGACGGGCGAGGCGATCCAGGCGGCCGGGGAGGACCTGGGGCGCGACTGGCCCACGATCGTCTCCGCCGACGACGAGGGCGGGCGGGTGCAGCGCCTGTCCGGGGCGCGCGGCCCGTGGACGACGTTCCCGAGCTTCTCCCACGCCGGCGACGCGCCCGCGAAGGTCGTGCGCGAGGCGATGGCCGCGATGGCGATCGAGCAGCGCGCCAGCGGGCTCAACACGGACTTCGCGCCGGACGCGGACGTGACCATCGGACCCGCGGACCCGACGATCGGGGACAGGTCGGCGAGCGAGGACCCGGACAAGGCGGCCGCGGCCGTGGCCGCCGCGGTCGAGGGGTTCACCGCGGGCGGAGTGCTCTCGAGCCTCAAGCACTTCCCCGGGCACGGCGCGCTCACGGTCGACTCCCACAAGGCGCTGCCCGTGCAGGAGGACACGACCGCCGAGCTCGAGGAGCGCGACCTCGTGCCGTTCCGCGCCGGGATCGAGGCGGGCGCCCCGATGGTCATGATGGGCCACATCGACGTGGAGGCGTGGGATCCGGGCGTGCCGGCGTCGATGTCGGCCGCCGCCTACGACTACCTGCGCGAGGAGTTGGGCTTCACCGGCGTCGCGATCACCGACGGCCTGGAGATGGGGGCGCTCGATGCGATCGGCGACGCCGGCGACATCGCGGTGACCGCCATCGGCGCGGGCGCCGATCTGCTCCTCGGCCCGACCGACCCGGCGCTCGCCCGGCAGGCGCTCATCGACGCCGTCGAGGCGGGCACCCTCGACCGGGACCGGCTGAACGAGGCCGCCGGGCGGGTCATGGCGATGATGGACTGGCAGACCCACCTGGCGAGCGAGGCCGGGCCGGTGAGCCCGGCGGATGTCGGGTCGGCCAAGGAGGCCGCCGCGGCGTTGGCGGGGTACTGA